Proteins from a single region of Diaphorobacter limosus:
- a CDS encoding TolC family protein, with the protein MWLAASALALAANTAAAQSGTPLQALFEQAWQQQPEARALPLRRQAAQAQRSSADAWTPEPAALELESKTDRVGSRQGEREYTVGLALPLWLPGERARRAALGDAELQAVHSAAQAAQLQLAGRVRDAWWQWQRACGELTLAQDQEGSAKTLEADVARRLAAGDMARSDHYQAQAGVAQAQAAVAQARGGCTAARTALTALGGGPQLPVAGDSLGMESAPALGQAPGVPPEHPTLAEGERQAALARRQAELIAVQKRANPELTLSAASARGQAGESYQQSVTLGVRLPLGAGVRAQAREAAALAQALEADTRVQRERERLAADIQSAQAQAGAAAAQEQAMARNAELARATRGFVAKAFSLGEADWPTRLRVEQDAQLAERQWQRARVDAAAATSTLRQALGLLPE; encoded by the coding sequence ATGTGGCTCGCGGCCAGTGCCCTGGCGCTGGCGGCCAACACCGCCGCAGCCCAGTCCGGCACGCCATTGCAGGCCCTGTTTGAGCAGGCCTGGCAGCAGCAGCCAGAAGCGCGGGCGCTGCCGCTGCGCCGCCAGGCCGCCCAGGCCCAGCGCAGCAGCGCCGACGCCTGGACGCCCGAGCCAGCCGCCCTGGAGCTCGAGAGCAAGACCGACCGCGTCGGCAGCCGCCAGGGCGAGCGCGAATACACCGTGGGCCTGGCCCTGCCGCTGTGGCTGCCCGGCGAGCGCGCGCGCCGCGCGGCGCTGGGTGATGCCGAGTTGCAGGCCGTGCACAGCGCCGCCCAGGCGGCGCAACTGCAGCTGGCCGGACGCGTGCGCGATGCCTGGTGGCAATGGCAGCGCGCCTGCGGCGAGCTGACGCTGGCGCAGGATCAGGAGGGCAGCGCCAAGACCCTGGAGGCCGACGTGGCGCGGCGCCTGGCCGCGGGCGACATGGCGCGCTCCGACCACTACCAGGCCCAGGCCGGCGTGGCCCAGGCCCAGGCCGCCGTGGCCCAGGCCCGGGGCGGCTGCACCGCGGCGCGCACGGCTCTGACCGCCCTGGGTGGCGGGCCGCAGCTGCCGGTGGCCGGCGACAGCCTGGGCATGGAGAGCGCGCCGGCCCTGGGCCAGGCCCCGGGCGTGCCGCCCGAGCACCCGACCCTGGCCGAGGGCGAGCGCCAGGCCGCCCTGGCCCGGCGCCAGGCCGAGCTGATTGCCGTACAGAAGCGCGCCAACCCGGAGCTGACGCTGTCGGCCGCCAGCGCGCGCGGCCAGGCGGGCGAGAGCTACCAGCAGTCCGTGACCCTGGGCGTGCGCCTGCCGCTGGGCGCCGGCGTGCGCGCCCAGGCGCGCGAGGCTGCGGCCCTGGCCCAGGCGTTGGAGGCCGACACGCGCGTGCAGCGCGAGCGCGAGCGCCTGGCCGCCGACATCCAGTCCGCCCAGGCCCAGGCCGGCGCCGCCGCCGCCCAGGAGCAGGCCATGGCGCGCAACGCCGAGCTGGCCCGCGCCACGCGCGGCTTCGTCGCCAAGGCCTTTTCTTTGGGTGAGGCCGACTGGCCCACGCGCCTACGCGTGGAGCAGGACGCCCAGCTGGCCGAACGCCAGTGGCAGCGCGCCCGCGTGGACGCCGCCGCCGCCACCTCCACCCTGCGCCAGGCGCTGGGCCTGCTGCCTGAGTAA
- a CDS encoding 4-oxalomesaconate tautomerase encodes MSKIIPCVLMRAGTSRGPFFLREWLPEGDEARDQALIGAIGASDPLQLDGVGGGSTLNSKVAIVSRSKEPGCDLDYLFAQVGVGHRSVDTRPNCGNMLSGVAPFAIEQGLIPAQDGTTKVRVHNVNTGARIDVTVRTPAGRVSYEGDARIDGVAGTGAPILLDFLDAWGAVTGKVFPTGKRIDRMQGVEVSCIDAAMPLMIVRATDLGVSGREKPVALDADTALLERIESLRLEAGLRMGLGDVSNSVIPKPVLVSTGDSDSSITSRYFTPRRCHASHAVTGAIGVASAFALPGTVASGVARTAGCHQLTVLHAAGQIDIEVELSHDGAEVCVQRAALVRTARKIMQGELYLPDYVFSRPEEVAKLAVRKSITLIVPTSAGGGNDTMARIIAGKLAPLLGQEVLVDNRAGANGAVASEYVAGAAPDGQTLMFGYVGTHAMNPARQKLGYDPVADFAPVGLVGSSPTLMVVHPDVPANDVQALVNALRTQPGRYEYASAGDGTPPHFVAALFQLASGTAITGRTYEGAAPAIADTASGRTQLMFPSLFTAYPFVQSARLRALAVAGPQRLPGLPDVPTLAEAGVAGVDVTQWYGLFAPARTPPERVQALNSALNQVLADPAVVQLFERHGARVEAGTPQMLGDRVQADLARWQAVVSQGGLAVRDQRTAILE; translated from the coding sequence ATGAGCAAAATCATCCCATGCGTTCTGATGCGCGCCGGCACTTCGCGCGGCCCTTTCTTCCTTCGTGAATGGTTGCCCGAGGGCGACGAAGCACGTGACCAGGCTTTGATCGGCGCCATCGGCGCATCCGACCCATTGCAGCTCGACGGCGTGGGCGGGGGAAGCACCCTCAACAGCAAAGTCGCCATCGTGTCGCGCTCCAAGGAGCCTGGCTGCGATCTCGACTATCTTTTTGCGCAGGTGGGGGTGGGCCATCGTTCGGTAGACACGCGTCCGAACTGCGGCAACATGTTGTCGGGTGTTGCCCCCTTCGCCATCGAGCAAGGCCTCATCCCGGCGCAAGACGGCACCACAAAGGTTCGCGTCCACAACGTCAACACTGGTGCACGCATCGATGTGACCGTGCGCACGCCAGCGGGCCGGGTCAGCTACGAGGGCGATGCCCGGATCGACGGCGTGGCAGGCACGGGTGCCCCGATCCTGCTCGACTTTCTGGACGCCTGGGGCGCGGTCACTGGCAAGGTATTCCCGACTGGCAAGCGCATTGACCGCATGCAGGGTGTGGAGGTCAGCTGCATCGATGCAGCCATGCCGCTGATGATCGTGCGCGCAACCGACCTGGGGGTCAGCGGGCGTGAAAAGCCTGTGGCGCTGGATGCCGACACGGCGCTCCTGGAGCGCATCGAATCGTTGCGCCTGGAGGCCGGCTTGCGCATGGGGTTGGGAGACGTCTCCAATAGCGTGATCCCCAAGCCGGTTCTGGTCAGTACCGGCGATTCCGACAGCAGCATCACCTCGCGCTACTTCACCCCGCGCCGCTGCCATGCATCGCATGCCGTGACCGGTGCGATCGGCGTAGCCAGTGCGTTCGCCTTGCCAGGGACTGTGGCCAGCGGCGTCGCCCGTACCGCCGGGTGTCACCAACTGACAGTTCTGCATGCGGCCGGACAAATCGACATTGAAGTGGAACTAAGCCATGACGGCGCGGAAGTCTGTGTGCAGCGCGCGGCCTTGGTGCGAACAGCGCGCAAGATCATGCAGGGCGAACTGTATCTCCCCGACTACGTTTTCTCTCGGCCTGAAGAGGTCGCCAAGCTCGCCGTTCGCAAATCGATCACGCTGATCGTGCCGACCAGCGCGGGCGGTGGTAATGACACCATGGCGCGCATCATCGCGGGCAAGCTTGCCCCCTTGCTAGGACAGGAAGTGCTGGTCGACAACCGCGCTGGTGCCAATGGCGCGGTAGCGAGCGAGTATGTCGCGGGAGCAGCGCCCGATGGCCAGACCTTGATGTTCGGCTATGTTGGTACGCACGCCATGAACCCGGCACGTCAAAAGCTGGGCTACGACCCGGTAGCCGACTTTGCACCGGTGGGACTCGTTGGTTCATCGCCCACGTTGATGGTGGTCCATCCTGACGTTCCGGCCAATGATGTTCAGGCGCTGGTTAACGCATTGCGTACGCAGCCAGGTCGTTACGAGTATGCGTCGGCCGGCGATGGCACACCACCGCACTTCGTCGCAGCCTTGTTCCAGCTAGCCAGCGGAACGGCGATCACTGGCAGGACCTACGAGGGCGCGGCGCCGGCAATCGCCGACACCGCCAGCGGCCGCACGCAGTTGATGTTCCCAAGCCTGTTCACGGCATACCCCTTCGTGCAGAGCGCGCGTCTGAGGGCCTTGGCCGTCGCCGGACCACAGCGGCTACCGGGTCTACCCGACGTGCCCACTCTGGCCGAGGCTGGCGTGGCAGGTGTGGACGTAACGCAGTGGTACGGCCTGTTTGCCCCGGCGCGCACGCCTCCAGAGCGCGTGCAAGCGCTCAATTCGGCGCTGAACCAGGTCTTGGCCGATCCCGCCGTTGTGCAACTGTTTGAGCGGCACGGCGCCCGTGTCGAAGCAGGGACACCACAAATGCTGGGTGACCGCGTGCAGGCCGATCTTGCCCGTTGGCAAGCGGTTGTGTCTCAGGGAGGCCTCGCTGTGCGAGACCAGCGCACAGCCATTCTCGAATAG
- a CDS encoding efflux RND transporter permease subunit, whose amino-acid sequence MFKWLLEKSLAHRLLVLVTAAVLMAYGAYTLSRMPVDVFPDLNKPTVTVMTEAGGMAAEEVEQLITFPLETSMNGLPGVESVRSTSSAGLSFIYVTFDWSVDIFRARQMVSERLSSMDEGLPAGVEPSMGPVSSVMGEIMMVAIPIATERTTPMAVREYADWVLRPRLLAIPGVAQVIPIGGEVRQFQVQPDTARMAQLGITPEQLSGALKGFSSNTSGGFLEQGGREYLIRHLGRTSRLEDLQNLALAAPNGQSVLLRQVASVSFAPAIKRGDAGFEGQPAVILGIQKQPTADTMALTQRIEQALDELAQTLPAGMDKPRVTFRQASFIEASVTTLQGKLIGASVFVAVILFVFLGTLRPTVIALTAIPVSIFLTALVFKYFGLSINTMTLGGLAIAIGGLVDDAVVDVENVLRRLKMDRHKQGSARLHPLEIVKLASLEVRSGIVYATAIIVLVFLPLFALPGIEGRLFVPLGVAFIVSTLASLLVSVTVTPVLAFYLLPRMKNLEHGDTRLLAWLKARYRVGLARVLQHPRQAVAAGGVAVLLAALAVPLFPTTFLPPFNEGTLLVGMRLNPGVTLAESTLLASQAERLVRQVPEVTHVGRRSGRAELDEHAEGVHVSELDVGLKPASEMRRSMAEVQADIRARLAPLPAAVSMGQPISHRIDHMLSGVRSQIAIKLFGEDLDTLRGQAENLRARLSKVEGLADLEVEKQVLAPQITVRVDYAAAAQYGVSAAQVLATLQGLVEGEKLAQIVEGGRRFALVLRLPDSARGALGLSQLLIDTPKGRVPLSRLASIEEGDGPNQISRDDGRRRIVLSANAQGRALSDVVADIRKVVAEQRLPEGYFVTLGGQFQAQEEASRLVGMLSVVSLALMFVVLYTRYQSARLSMLIMVNIPLALVGAVLGLWLSGQPLSVAALIGFITLAGISVRNGILKVSHYLNLMRAEGENFDHAMIVRGSLERLSPVLMTALVTAFALAPLLFEAERPGTEVLHPVAVVIFSGLVSSTLLDTFLTPALFWLFGRRDAERLLSHDSTEAF is encoded by the coding sequence ATGTTCAAGTGGCTTCTTGAAAAAAGTCTGGCGCACCGCCTGCTGGTGCTGGTCACCGCGGCCGTGCTCATGGCCTATGGCGCGTACACGCTGTCGCGCATGCCGGTGGACGTGTTCCCCGACCTGAACAAGCCGACGGTCACGGTCATGACCGAGGCCGGCGGCATGGCCGCCGAGGAGGTTGAGCAGCTCATCACCTTCCCGCTGGAGACCAGCATGAACGGCCTGCCCGGCGTGGAGAGCGTGCGCTCCACCTCCAGTGCCGGCCTGTCCTTCATCTACGTCACCTTTGACTGGAGCGTGGACATCTTTCGCGCGCGCCAGATGGTGTCCGAGCGCCTGTCCTCCATGGACGAGGGCCTGCCCGCCGGGGTGGAGCCGAGCATGGGGCCGGTCAGCTCCGTCATGGGCGAGATCATGATGGTGGCCATTCCCATCGCCACCGAGCGCACCACGCCGATGGCGGTACGCGAGTACGCCGACTGGGTGCTGCGCCCGCGCCTGCTGGCCATACCCGGCGTGGCCCAGGTGATACCGATTGGCGGCGAGGTGCGCCAGTTCCAGGTGCAGCCGGATACGGCGCGCATGGCGCAGCTGGGCATCACGCCCGAGCAGCTCTCTGGCGCGCTCAAGGGCTTCTCCAGCAACACCTCGGGCGGGTTTCTGGAGCAGGGTGGGCGCGAGTACCTGATCCGCCACCTGGGCCGCACCTCGCGCCTGGAAGACCTGCAGAACCTGGCCCTGGCCGCCCCCAACGGCCAGAGCGTGCTGCTGCGCCAGGTGGCCAGCGTGAGCTTTGCCCCGGCCATCAAGCGCGGCGATGCCGGCTTCGAGGGGCAGCCGGCGGTGATCCTGGGCATTCAAAAGCAGCCCACGGCAGACACCATGGCCCTGACCCAGCGCATAGAGCAGGCCCTGGACGAGCTGGCGCAGACCCTGCCCGCCGGCATGGACAAGCCGCGCGTCACCTTCCGCCAGGCCAGCTTCATCGAGGCCTCGGTCACCACCCTGCAGGGCAAGCTGATAGGCGCATCGGTGTTCGTGGCGGTGATCCTGTTCGTGTTTCTGGGCACGCTGCGGCCCACGGTGATTGCGCTCACCGCCATTCCCGTGTCCATCTTTCTGACGGCGCTGGTGTTCAAGTACTTCGGCCTGTCCATCAACACCATGACGCTGGGCGGCCTGGCGATTGCCATCGGCGGCCTGGTGGACGATGCCGTGGTGGACGTAGAAAACGTGCTGCGCCGCCTGAAGATGGACCGGCACAAGCAGGGCAGCGCGCGCCTGCACCCGCTGGAGATCGTCAAGCTCGCCTCGCTGGAGGTGCGCTCCGGCATCGTCTACGCCACGGCCATTATCGTGCTGGTGTTTCTGCCGCTGTTCGCGCTGCCGGGCATCGAAGGCCGGCTGTTCGTGCCGCTGGGCGTGGCCTTCATCGTCTCTACGCTGGCGTCGCTGCTGGTGTCGGTGACCGTGACGCCGGTGCTGGCCTTCTACCTGCTGCCGCGCATGAAGAACCTGGAGCATGGCGACACGCGCCTGCTGGCCTGGCTCAAGGCACGCTACCGCGTGGGCCTCGCGCGCGTGTTGCAACATCCGCGCCAGGCCGTGGCGGCGGGCGGCGTGGCGGTGCTGCTGGCGGCGCTGGCTGTGCCGCTGTTTCCCACCACCTTTCTGCCGCCCTTCAACGAGGGCACGCTGCTCGTCGGCATGCGCCTGAACCCGGGCGTGACCCTGGCCGAGTCCACCCTGCTGGCCAGCCAGGCCGAGCGCCTGGTGCGCCAGGTGCCCGAGGTCACCCATGTGGGCCGGCGCAGCGGCCGTGCCGAGCTCGATGAGCATGCCGAGGGCGTGCATGTGAGCGAGCTGGACGTGGGCCTCAAGCCCGCGTCCGAGATGCGCCGCAGCATGGCCGAGGTGCAGGCCGACATCCGCGCGCGCCTGGCGCCGCTGCCGGCGGCTGTTTCCATGGGCCAGCCGATCTCGCACCGCATCGACCACATGCTCTCGGGCGTGCGCTCGCAGATCGCCATCAAGCTGTTTGGCGAGGATCTGGACACGCTGCGCGGCCAGGCCGAGAACCTGCGCGCGCGCCTGTCCAAGGTGGAGGGCCTGGCCGACCTGGAGGTCGAAAAGCAGGTGCTGGCGCCGCAGATCACCGTGCGCGTGGATTACGCCGCTGCCGCGCAGTACGGCGTGAGCGCCGCCCAGGTGCTGGCCACGCTGCAGGGCCTGGTGGAGGGCGAGAAGCTGGCGCAGATCGTCGAGGGCGGGCGCCGCTTTGCGCTGGTGCTGCGCCTGCCCGACAGCGCGCGCGGCGCCCTGGGCCTGTCGCAGCTGCTTATCGACACACCCAAGGGCCGCGTGCCCCTGTCGCGCCTGGCCAGCATCGAGGAGGGCGACGGCCCGAACCAGATCAGCCGCGACGACGGTCGCCGGCGCATCGTGCTCTCGGCCAACGCCCAGGGCCGGGCGCTGTCCGACGTGGTGGCCGACATCCGCAAGGTGGTGGCCGAACAGCGCCTGCCGGAGGGCTACTTTGTCACCCTGGGCGGCCAGTTCCAGGCGCAGGAGGAGGCCAGCCGCCTGGTCGGCATGCTCTCCGTCGTGTCGCTGGCGCTGATGTTCGTGGTGCTGTACACGCGCTACCAGTCGGCGCGGCTCTCCATGCTCATCATGGTCAACATTCCGCTGGCCCTGGTGGGCGCCGTGCTGGGGCTGTGGCTGTCGGGCCAGCCGTTGTCGGTGGCGGCGCTGATCGGCTTCATCACGCTGGCCGGCATCTCGGTGCGCAACGGCATCCTGAAAGTGAGCCACTACCTGAACCTGATGCGCGCCGAGGGCGAGAACTTTGACCACGCCATGATCGTGCGTGGCTCGCTCGAGCGCCTCTCCCCGGTGCTGATGACGGCCCTGGTCACGGCCTTCGCGCTGGCGCCGCTGTTGTTCGAGGCCGAGCGGCCCGGCACCGAGGTTCTGCACCCGGTGGCCGTGGTCATCTTCTCGGGCCTGGTCAGCTCCACGCTGCTCGATACCTTCCTTACCCCCGCGCTGTTCTGGCTCTTTGGCCGGCGCGACGCAGAGCGCCTGCTCAGCCACGACAGCACCGAGGCCTTCTGA
- a CDS encoding BrnT family toxin: MAVGFLDKRLHVLCFTPRAGGIRVIRFRKANAREARDNTPDSIAARAYSISASALFFSKTTNPAPIHPQRCGAHAAPHQQAHGAMPRSLTSPQNAHSPPSSPAASPAPPPWCPGRP, from the coding sequence GTGGCCGTGGGGTTCTTGGACAAGCGGTTGCATGTGCTGTGCTTCACCCCCAGGGCTGGTGGCATTCGCGTCATCCGCTTTCGCAAGGCCAATGCCAGAGAGGCAAGAGATAACACCCCTGATTCGATAGCTGCCCGCGCTTATTCCATAAGCGCTAGCGCCTTATTTTTCTCAAAAACAACAAACCCCGCCCCCATCCATCCCCAACGATGCGGGGCGCACGCAGCGCCGCATCAGCAGGCGCATGGGGCTATGCCCCGCAGCCTCACTTCACCGCAAAACGCACATTCGCCGCCTTCTTCCCCGGCAGCGTCACCAGCGCCACCACCTTGGTGCCCGGGGCGACCTTGA
- a CDS encoding IS4 family transposase: MNVGKTLFAQVMEFVPWKTFGRIIERHRGDAGVRTLGCADLFRVMAFAQLTWQSLRDIEVCLTANRGKLFHMGPKHVPARSTLSDALNQRDWRIYHALAMRLISRARALYAKERLDIDLDATVYALDATTIDLCLSLFEWAPFRSTKAAVKMHTLLDLRGAIPAFIHISEGKMHDVNVLDILPIEAGAFYVMDRGYLDFQRLYGLHQAGAFFVTRAKRNMSARRVYSAPTERSSGVICDQSIAFNGFYAARHYPEHLRRVRFKDPETGKTLVFLTNNTALPPLSIAALYKNRWQVELFFKWIKQHLRIKKFLGTSENAVKTQIWCAVATYVLIAIVKKELHLDASLYTCLQILSVSVFEKTQISCALQPNELQIEQGNDAKQLILFDF, encoded by the coding sequence ATGAACGTGGGCAAGACACTGTTTGCGCAGGTGATGGAGTTCGTGCCATGGAAGACCTTCGGCCGGATCATCGAGCGCCATCGTGGCGATGCCGGTGTGCGCACCTTGGGCTGCGCCGATCTGTTTCGCGTCATGGCCTTTGCGCAGTTGACCTGGCAGTCGCTGCGCGATATCGAGGTCTGCCTGACTGCAAATCGCGGCAAGCTGTTTCACATGGGGCCCAAGCACGTGCCGGCGCGCTCGACACTGTCGGATGCCTTGAACCAGCGCGACTGGCGCATCTATCACGCGCTGGCGATGCGCCTGATCTCGCGTGCCAGGGCGCTGTACGCCAAGGAACGGCTGGACATCGATCTGGACGCCACCGTCTACGCCCTGGACGCCACGACCATCGACCTGTGCCTGTCGCTGTTCGAATGGGCGCCTTTTCGCTCCACCAAGGCAGCCGTGAAGATGCACACACTGCTCGATTTGCGCGGCGCCATTCCGGCGTTCATCCACATCTCCGAGGGCAAGATGCACGACGTGAACGTGCTCGACATCCTGCCGATCGAGGCCGGAGCGTTCTACGTCATGGATCGTGGTTACCTGGACTTCCAGCGGCTGTATGGCCTGCATCAGGCGGGCGCTTTCTTCGTCACGCGCGCCAAGCGCAACATGAGTGCCCGGCGTGTGTACTCGGCACCCACCGAGCGCAGCAGCGGCGTGATCTGCGACCAGAGCATTGCTTTCAATGGCTTTTACGCCGCGCGCCACTATCCCGAGCACTTGCGCCGTGTGCGCTTCAAGGATCCCGAAACGGGCAAGACCTTGGTCTTCCTGACCAACAACACAGCGCTGCCACCCTTGAGCATCGCGGCGCTGTACAAGAACCGCTGGCAGGTGGAGCTGTTCTTCAAGTGGATCAAGCAGCACCTGCGCATCAAGAAGTTTCTGGGCACCAGCGAGAACGCGGTCAAGACGCAAATCTGGTGCGCCGTGGCCACCTACGTGCTGATCGCCATCGTCAAGAAGGAGCTTCACCTCGATGCCTCGCTCTACACATGTCTACAGATTTTGTCGGTCTCGGTTTTCGAGAAAACCCAGATTTCATGCGCCTTGCAGCCCAATGAACTACAGATCGAACAGGGCAACGACGCTAAGCAATTGATTTTGTTTGATTTTTAA
- a CDS encoding efflux RND transporter periplasmic adaptor subunit, giving the protein MSRQTKYLNALALACALSLPLFVQAHEGHDDAPPALSGDSPRRQSDGSVFIPKSAQRQLGLRTLAVAAGEHARAFELAGTVVMDPNAGGKVQAALAGRLEAGPQGLPLPGQSVKKGQVLAYVVPTAGALERSGQLAQQAELRAAKELAQRRLARLRELADTVARKDIEAAESELQSLTARLAAVGAGLQQRDALVAPVSGVIASSNAVAGQVLDAREQVFEVVDPARLRIEALAYDPAQAQDVAGASLALPGGQSVPLRFLGAARSLREQALPLSFAGDAQALSQLALGQSVRLVVQTRSRVAGLQVPLAALQKNPSNQAIVWVKTGPEQYAPRVVRIQPLDGVHVAVTDGLQPGERVATQGASLLNQIR; this is encoded by the coding sequence ATGAGCCGCCAAACCAAATACCTGAACGCCCTGGCCCTGGCCTGCGCCCTGTCCCTGCCACTGTTCGTCCAGGCCCACGAGGGCCATGACGACGCGCCCCCGGCCCTCAGCGGCGACAGCCCGCGGCGCCAGAGCGACGGCAGCGTCTTCATCCCCAAGTCGGCCCAGCGGCAGCTGGGCCTGCGCACCCTGGCCGTGGCGGCGGGCGAGCATGCGCGCGCGTTCGAGCTGGCGGGCACCGTGGTCATGGACCCGAACGCCGGCGGCAAGGTGCAGGCGGCCCTGGCCGGCCGCCTGGAGGCCGGCCCGCAGGGCCTGCCGCTGCCGGGCCAGAGCGTGAAGAAGGGCCAGGTGCTGGCCTATGTGGTGCCCACGGCGGGTGCGCTGGAGCGCTCCGGCCAGCTGGCCCAGCAGGCCGAGCTGCGCGCGGCTAAAGAGTTGGCCCAGCGCCGCCTGGCGCGCCTGCGCGAGCTGGCCGACACTGTGGCGCGCAAGGACATCGAGGCCGCCGAGAGCGAGCTGCAAAGCCTGACCGCGCGCCTGGCCGCCGTGGGCGCCGGCCTGCAGCAGCGCGACGCGCTGGTGGCGCCGGTGTCGGGCGTCATCGCCTCCAGCAACGCCGTCGCCGGCCAGGTGCTGGACGCGCGCGAGCAGGTGTTCGAGGTCGTCGATCCGGCGCGCCTGCGCATCGAGGCCCTGGCCTACGACCCGGCCCAGGCGCAGGACGTGGCCGGCGCCAGCCTGGCCCTGCCGGGCGGGCAGAGCGTGCCGCTGCGCTTTCTGGGCGCGGCCCGCAGCCTGCGCGAGCAGGCCCTGCCGCTGTCCTTTGCCGGCGACGCCCAGGCCCTCTCGCAACTGGCCCTGGGCCAGAGCGTGCGCCTGGTGGTGCAGACGCGCTCGCGCGTGGCCGGGCTGCAGGTGCCGCTGGCGGCGCTGCAGAAGAACCCGTCCAACCAGGCCATCGTCTGGGTCAAGACCGGGCCCGAGCAGTACGCGCCGCGCGTGGTGCGCATCCAGCCGCTGGACGGCGTGCATGTGGCCGTCACCGACGGCCTGCAGCCCGGCGAGCGCGTGGCCACGCAGGGTGCCTCCCTGCTGAACCAGATTCGCTAA
- a CDS encoding IS630 family transposase, with amino-acid sequence MRVAPKIELTDEERAALTKLWRSGLTSVRLAQRARIILLADQGLNNKDIAAQLGIGRMQPARWRERYLQGGIKAIERDLPRGAPPVKVDVAQLVQLTTQSSPEAITHWSTRKMGTLLGVSASTVMRHWHAHGLKPHLVHSFKVSRDPQFAQKLEDIVGLYMSPPEHALVLCCDEKSQVQALHRTQPGLPLKKGRAQTMTHDYKRHGTTTLFAALNVLDGQVISQCQQRHTHVQWLKFLKQIDRETPKDKTLHLIADNYATHKHPVVQDWLAKHPRFHMHFTPTSASWLNMVERFFRDLTTERLRRGVFTSVPQLVAAIDEYVAHHNTNPKPFIWTKSARDILQKVIRANSRLSSKQNGTLH; translated from the coding sequence ATGCGAGTTGCGCCAAAGATCGAATTGACGGATGAAGAGCGTGCGGCGTTGACGAAGCTTTGGCGCTCGGGCCTGACGAGCGTACGTCTGGCGCAGCGCGCACGCATCATCTTGCTGGCAGACCAGGGCCTGAACAACAAGGATATTGCCGCGCAACTGGGCATCGGTCGCATGCAGCCGGCGCGCTGGCGCGAGCGCTACCTGCAAGGCGGCATCAAGGCTATCGAGCGCGACTTGCCACGCGGCGCGCCGCCGGTAAAGGTGGACGTGGCCCAGCTGGTGCAGTTGACAACCCAGAGCAGCCCCGAAGCGATCACGCACTGGAGCACACGCAAGATGGGCACGCTGCTGGGCGTCAGCGCCAGCACCGTGATGCGCCATTGGCATGCGCACGGGCTCAAGCCGCATCTGGTGCACAGCTTCAAGGTCTCGCGTGACCCCCAGTTTGCCCAGAAGCTCGAAGACATCGTGGGCTTGTACATGTCCCCGCCTGAGCATGCCCTGGTGCTGTGCTGCGACGAGAAGAGCCAGGTGCAGGCGCTCCATCGCACGCAGCCGGGACTGCCCCTGAAGAAGGGGCGTGCGCAGACGATGACGCACGACTACAAGCGCCACGGCACGACCACATTGTTTGCGGCGCTCAACGTGCTCGATGGCCAAGTCATCAGCCAATGCCAGCAGCGCCACACCCATGTGCAGTGGTTGAAGTTCCTCAAGCAGATCGACCGCGAGACACCCAAGGACAAAACGCTGCACCTGATCGCCGACAACTACGCCACGCACAAGCACCCGGTGGTGCAGGACTGGCTGGCCAAGCACCCGCGCTTTCACATGCACTTCACGCCGACCTCGGCGTCGTGGCTGAACATGGTCGAGCGTTTCTTTCGTGACCTGACCACAGAACGGCTGCGCCGCGGCGTATTCACCAGCGTGCCGCAGCTGGTGGCCGCCATTGATGAATACGTGGCACATCACAATACCAACCCCAAACCGTTCATCTGGACCAAGAGCGCCCGCGACATCCTGCAGAAGGTCATTCGGGCCAATAGCCGATTAAGCTCCAAACAGAATGGAACACTACACTAG